One part of the Methylobacterium mesophilicum SR1.6/6 genome encodes these proteins:
- a CDS encoding SPW repeat protein, giving the protein MRTIENRTEDMIPNALNALLGVALLMAPWCLRLGSETAAARNAFVCGGAITVVAVLALAKSYDWEEYIHFAAGLWVSIAPWALGFADTRYPMWLHVGIGLAVAALAAFELWRLFVSPQARSV; this is encoded by the coding sequence ATGCGGACCATCGAAAACCGGACGGAGGACATGATCCCGAACGCGCTCAACGCTCTCCTGGGCGTCGCGCTGCTGATGGCACCTTGGTGCCTCAGGCTCGGCAGCGAGACCGCCGCAGCGCGCAATGCTTTTGTCTGCGGGGGGGCTATCACCGTCGTCGCCGTGCTCGCCCTCGCCAAGTCCTACGACTGGGAGGAATACATCCATTTCGCCGCCGGCCTCTGGGTGTCCATCGCCCCGTGGGCGCTGGGGTTCGCGGACACGCGATACCCGATGTGGCTGCACGTGGGCATCGGGCTCGCGGTCGCCGCGCTGGCAGCGTTCGAACTCTGGCGGCTCTTCGTGTCGCCCCAGGCCCGTTCGGTCTGA